Below is a genomic region from Streptomyces roseoviridis.
GGTGCCGGTGAGGTGCAGCTGGCGCACCTCCAGCTCCTTGGCCAGGTAGGCGTCCCGGCCGGCCAGGAACTCCTTCATGTACGGCTGCGCGAGGTGGGCCGCCAGGTCCTTGCGGGTCGCCCAGATCTCGTAGAACACGAAGAGGTTCGGGTCCTCGGCGTCCTGGTTGATCCAACTGCCCAGACAGCCCTGCTCGCCGCGCGAGCGCTCGGCGAAGGAGACGAGCAGCGCGCCCAGTTCCTCCGCCTTCTCCGGCTTGGCGTGGGCGAAGCCCACCGCCGACTGGATCTCGTTCTGCATGATGTCGGGCTCCTCAGCCGAGAAGGGTGCCGCCGGTGGCGTCGACGAACGAACCGGTCATCCAGCGGGCCTCGTCGGAGGCGACGAACGCGACGATGTCGGCGACCTCCTCCACCGTGCCGACCCGGTTGAAGGTCGAAAGGGCGGACATCTGCTTGAGGGCCTCGGGGTCCTGGAAGACCGGGTCGCCGTTGTCGGTGACGCCCGGGGCGACGGTGTTGATGGTGATGTTGCGGGGCGCGAGCACCGGGGCCATGTGCAGGGTGATCTGCTCCAGGGCGCCCTTGCTCATCGCGTACGCGATCTGGATCGGGAACGCGGAGTGGGTGACGCCGGAGGAGACGTTGACGATGTGGCCGCCGTCCGGGATCAGCTCCAGGGCCTTCTGGATGAGCAGGAACGGCGCCTTGGCGTTGATGTTGTAGCAGTTGTCGAGGATCTCCTCGGTGACCGAGGCCGGGCCCGCGCCGGCGAAGCCGGTGGCCGCGGCGTTGTTCACCAGGATGTCCAGCCGGTCCGAGCCGGTCAGCTCGACCAGACCGGCCCTGGTGCCGTCGAGGAGCCGCTCGATCGCACCCGGCTGCCCGAGGCTGGCCTGCACGGTGAACGCGCGGCCCCCGGCCTCCTCGATCAGCGCCACGGTCTCCTTCGCGGCGGTCTCGTTGCCGGAGTAGTTGACGGCGACGACCGCGCCGTCCTTCGCGAGGCGCAGCGCGATGGCGCGGCCGATGCCCCGGCTGGCGCCGGTGACGAGCGCCGTCTTGTTCTCAAGCCTGCTGGTCATGGAAAACCCTTCGGAAAAGGAGTGGAAGAGGAAGTCGGTGCGGGGCGGGGACCGGAGGGCCGGCTGCCCCGGGCCGGGTCGCTAGCCGGCGTGCTTGGCGACGGCCTCGCGCACCGCCGGGGCGATCTGACCGGCCCAGCGGCCGAGGGACGCGAGGTCGGGGGTGCCGCCGCGGGGCGAGAAGAGCATGAAGCCGGACGCGCCGTGCTCGACGACGGCGCCGGTCAGCTCCTCGATCCACTGGTCGACGCTGCCGCCGAGCCAGCGGCCGTCCCGGTCGCGGGTCCGGGCCACCGGCCGGTCGGTGATCTGGCCGGGGAAGTTGAAGATCGTGCGGACCTCGCGCGGATCGCGGCCCACGGACCGGGCGGCGTCGTCGACGACCGGGCGGGAGGCGCGGTAGCGGGGGCTGAGCCAGTCCGCCGCGTGGCCGGGGATCCAGCCGTCGGCCACCCGGCCGGTGGCGGCGAGGGACTTGGGGCCCACCGACCCGGTCCACACCGGCGGCGCCGGGACGGGGGCCGGGTCGATCTGCCGGACCTGGTAGTGGCGGCCCTCGAAGGTGACCGGCGGGCCGCCGCCGGACAGCTTCTTGACGAGGACGATCGCCTCCTCGAAGGCGTCCACGGCCTGGGACGGGGTGAGCGGTTCGACGCCCATGTCGGCGATCCGCTCCCACAGCCCGCCGGCGCCCATGCCGAGCACGACCCGGCCGCCGGAGAGCGCGGACAGCGTCGTCACCGTCCGCGCCAGCATGGCGGGCGGCCGGGTCGGCAGGTTGCTGACGTTGGCGAAGCCCGCCAGGTGCCGCGTACGGCCGATGACGAAGCCGACGGTGGCGTACGCGTCCAGGCGCTGCCCCACGTAGGGGTGGTCCGACAGGGAGAAGAGGTCGAGCTTCTCCCGGTCCGCGAGTTGGGCCATCTCCAGCAGCGCGGGCGCCTCGCCGATGACGCTGTGCGCGCCGAAGCCGAAGACGACGGAGCGTGCGGACGGTGTCGTTGCCAAAGGGGTGCCCTTCACTTCTGTACGGAGGTACGGGTCACGTCCGTACGGGTCACTTCGTTCGGGTGGTGTGGAACTCGTAGCGGCGGCCCGCTCCGGCCTCGGCCTGCCCCATGTACTCCAGGAGCGGCTCGATCTCCGCCTTGATGTGGACCAGCGCCTCGGCCTCGGAGGCCCACTCGGACAGCAGGAAGATGCCGTCGTCGGCCGAGGAGACGTGGAAGTTGGCGGCGATGGCGCCGGGGTAGGCCCGGTCCTCGCCGACGGTCTCCTCCTCCTGCCCGAGGAGGCCGTCGACCCAGGCGCGGGCGGTCTCGCCGGGCCGCATCGCGAAGAAGGCGGCGGGGTAGCAGCCGACCTCGGGGAGCGGGTCGGGCAGGACGGCGGGCTGCACCCTGCGGTACAGCCGGTACGTCGCCGGGCTGCCCGGCTCGTAGCCGAGGGCGCGCCAGTCGGGACGCAGGGCGTCGTAGGCGGCGCGGACGGCCGCCTCGTCTCCGGCGTCGGCCGTCCACTGGGCGTAGACCAGCAGCGACGTGCCGTCGGTGCCGTAGAACAGGGACGCGGTCGCGAGGCCCTCGGGCCACGCGGCGGACTCCCAGTGCGCCACGACCGCGGCGCCGGCTTCCCGCAGGCGCTCGGGGTCGCCGGAGGTGACTTCCTCCACCAGGGCGGTGGTGACGTCCGGGCGGCCGATCTCCGGCCGGACGTCCGACGTGCTCGGCATCGTCGACTCCTCTTGAATGTCGGTCGGTCGGGGGCCGGGGGTCAGGCGCGCTTGCGGCCGATGACCAGGACGTCCTCGTGCAGCCCGTCCACCTCGACGGTCTCGGGCTCGAAGCCGGCCTCGCGCAGCCAGCCGTGCAGGGCGTCGGCGGAGTACTCGTGGCCGCCGCGGGACCAGACGAGCATGGTGAGACCCGCCAGGGCGCCGTGCATGGACGGCTGCTCGCCGCCCGCCATCGGGTCGTAGACGAAGACGGCGCCGCCCGGCTCCAGGGCGTCGTAGGCGCGCTTGAGGAGGGTGAGGCGGTCCTCGACGCCCCAGTTGTGCAGCACGTGGCCGAAGACGAGGACGTCGGCCTTGGGCAGGTCGTCCTTGAAGAAGTCGCCTCCGTGGAAGGTCAGGCCGGTGTCGCCGAGCCGGTCCATGTGCCGCTCGAAGGCGGACTGGAGCGGCGGCAGGTCGAAGACCGCGCCCTTCAGGTGCGGGTTGTGCTTGACGACCTCGTGCGCGAAGTTGCCGCGCGCGCCGCCGACGTCGACGAAGGAGGTGTAGCCGCTCCAGTCGATGCGGCTGAGGGCCTGCGCGATGGGGGCGCTGAGCAGGTCCATGCTGTCGAGGAAGCCGTCGGTCGCCTCGGCGTCCGCGTACAGGCTGTCGTACGGGTTGCCGGCGACGGCGGCCTGGTTCTGCGGCTTTCCGGTGCGCAGCGAGTCGGCCAGGCCGTTCCACGCCGGGTTCAGCTCCTGCTCGCAGAAGTGCAGGTAGCCGCCGAGGTAGGCGGGGCGGCCCTTGACCAGGAAGGCGTCGCTGACGGGGGCGTTGGTGAACTTCCCGCCGGACGTCTCCAGCAGGCCGAGGTGGACGAGACCGGCGAGCAGGTCGTTGGTGCCGCGCTCGACCAGGCCGAGGCGCTCGGCCAGCTCGGCGGTGGTCGCCGGGCCCTCGGCCAGCTCGGTGAACAGGTCGTACTCGACGGCCGCGAGCAGGATCCGCGACTGCCAGGAGCCGAGGATCAGGCCCATGATCGGGCCGGGGTTCACGGAGGTGTCGGGCGTGTCGACTGCCATGGTGGTGGATCTCCTTGAGGTGAGGAAGCGGAGGTGAGCAGAGGGAACGCGGGTCGTACGGGTCCCGGCGAGCGGTCCGGGGCCGGTGAACGGGGCACGGGTCAGCGCGCCCCGCGGCGGGCCAGCGCGGCCACGAGGCCGAGCGCGCCGACGGCGGTGATCAGCACCAGCGCCGGCCGCGGGCCCGTGGCGTGGGTGAGCAGCAGGGCGGCCGCCGGCAGCAGCACGGCGGCGCCGAGCTGGACCGCGGCCTGGTACAGCGACACGGCCGCACCCCGGTCCGCCGGGTCGAGACCGGCCGTCGCCTGGGTGTTCAGGGCGACGAACGCGCAGCAGAAACCGGCCTCCACGAGCAGCAGGACCGGCAGCATGCCGAGCGGATAGGAGCCGCTGTCGGGACGGGCCAGGTACAGCCCGTATCCGAGGAGCGGGAAGAGCGCGCCGAGCGTGACGAGCCGGCCGCTGCCGTGGCGGGCGATGAACCGGCCGGCGAACGGCACGGTCAGCGCGAGCGGGACGCAGGCGGGCAGCAGCGCGAGCGCGGACAGCCAGGGCGACCAGCCGAAGTCGTCCGCCATCTGGAAGACCATGACGACCAGGACGGCCTGGTAGGTGCCGTTGAGGGAGGCGGCGCCGAGCGCGGACCGCAGCAGCGGGCCCCGCTTCAGCAGCGCGAGGCTCGGCAGCCGCGCGCCCGGCCGGTGCGCCGGAGCGCCGCTGTCGGCGGCGCCACCGCCCGTACCGGCGCCGGGACCGGCCGCGGGACCGCCGTCGCCAGAGCGGGCCCCCGCATCGCCGTCACCGGGGCCGGGGCCGGCCACCGCACCGCCGCCGGCCGGAGCGCCGTCACCACCGGGACCACCGCCCTCGCGCGGCAGCACGTACGCCCCGGCGACCAGCAGCACCAGGGCCACCGGCGCCGGGAAGACGAAGACCCAGCGCCAGTCCGCCTCCAGCAGCCCGCCGGCCAGCAGCAGTCCGGCGGTGAAGCCGGCCGCGCCGAACAGCGAGTACACCGAAAGGGCCCGCCGCCGCTCGGGCCCCTCGGGGAAGAGGTCGTTGATGATGGCCAGGCCGGTCGGCGCGGTCAGCGCCGCGCAGCAGCCCTTGACGACGCGTACGGCCACGAGCAGCGCGGGCCCGCCGGCGAGGCCGCCCGCGAGGGAGGCCGCCCCGAACAGCAGCATCGCGCCCAGGTAGGCCCGGCGCCGCCCGAGCCGGGCGCACAGCACGGGGCCGAGCAGCAGCAGCGCGGCGAAGCCGAGCGCGAAGCCGCTCATCATCCACTGGGCGCCCCACGGCGTCAGACCGAACCGCGCGGCGAGCGTGGGCAGCGCGATGAGGATGACCGACACCTCGATCGCGTCGAGCAGCATGTTGCCGGAGAGCACGAGGAGCCGGGACCACTGGCGTGCGTCCCACGTCACCTCGGGCTCCGGGGCGGCTCCCGTCGGGGGGACGGCGGTCGCGGTCACCAGTCCAGCACCTGGCCCTCGGGCGTGCCGTCCTCGCCGAGGAAGGTGGCGGTCGGCCCGTCGTCGGGGAGGGTCGCGAGCAGCACGGGGATGCGGGCGCCCTGCTCGGTGGTGAGCCGGCCGTGGTGCCCGTTGATGTCGGTGGCCACGAAGCCGGGGGAGGCGGCGTTGACGAGGATTCCGGTGCCGCGCAGCTCGTTGGCGTACGCCAGGGTGACCGCGTTCAGGGCCGTCTTGGACGACGCGTACGACAGCAGCGTCACCGGGAACTCGCCCGGCGGGTGCTCCCCGGTCTGGTCGTTGTTCTCGGCGGCCGACTTCAGCGAGCCGATGGCGCTGCTGACGTTGACGATCCGGGCGGACGGCGCCTTGCGCAGCAGCGGCAGCAGGGCGTTGGTCACGGTGATCACGCCGAAGACGTTGGTCTCGTAGACCGTGCGGACCTGCTCGGCGGGGGTCTCGCTGGGCAGCTGCATGGGGCCGCCGACGCCGGCGTTGTTGACCAGGACGTGCAGCACGCCCGCCTCCTCGGCCAGCCGCTTCGCGGCGAGCGCGACGGAGTCCTCGTCCGTGACGTCGAGGTGCAGGAAGCGCACGTCGAGGCCGCCCACGGACAGGGCGGCGGCGGCCTCGCGGCCGCGCCGCTCGTCGCGGGCCCCGAGGTAGACGGTGTGGCCGCGCTCGGCGAGCTGCCGGACGATCTCGCGGCCGATCCCCTTGTTGGCTCCGGTGACGACGGCGACGCGCGCGGGGTGGGCGGACATGTAGGGCCTCTCACATGGGTGGGTGGGGTGGGGGACACGCCCGGGCGGGACGGCCGCGGGTCAGCCGAGGAGGGTGCCGCCGGTGGCGTCGATGAAGGCGCCGGTGATCCAGCGGGCCTCGTCGGTGGTCAGGAAGGTGATGACGTCGGCGACGTCACCGGCCTCGCCGACCCGGTTGAAGGCCGAGAACTTCGCCATCGCCTCGACCGCCTGCGGGTTGTCGAAGATCGGGCCGCCGTTGTTGGTGATGCCGGGCGCCACGCTGTTGATGGTGATGCCGCGCGGGGCGAGGATGCGGGCCAGCTGGAAGGTGAGCTGTTCGATCGCGCCCTTGGTCATGGCGTAGGCGACCTGGTCGGGCACGGAGGTGCGGGTGACGCCGGTGGTGAGGTTGACGATCCGGCCGCCGCTGGGCATCTGCCCGAGGGCCCGCTGCACGATGAAGTACGGCGCCTTCGCGTTGACGGCGAAGTAGTGGTCGAACTCCTCGGGCGTGAGGTCCTCCGGCGCCGAACCCGTCGACGTGACCGCCGCGTTGTTGACCAGGATGTCCAGGCGGGTGTCGCCGGTGCGCTCCTTCAGGCCGCGCTCCAGGCCGAGGAACAGCTCGTGCACGTCGCCGGGCACGCCCAGTTCGGCGCGGACGGTGAAGGCGCTGCCGCCCTCCTTCTCGATGAGCTCGACGGTGTCGTTCGCCGCCTGCTCGTTGGCGGTGTAGTGCACGGCGACGAGCGCGCCCTCGCGGGCGAGCCGGATGGCGGTCGCCCTGCCGATGCCGCGACTCGAACCGGTCACGAGGGCCGTCTTGTCGGTGAGCCTGTCCACGGTTGACCTTCCGGGTTGGTGGATGTGCGGGGGGTGCGGCGCCGGACGCGCGGCCGGCCGGGTCGGCGCGGGCGCCGCCGGGCGGGGCCGTTCCGTGACGTCGAGGCCGCTGATCATGCGGGCGAGGTGGCGGCGCACCGGGGCCTGTCCGAGCAGTTCGCCGAAGACGTCGCGCAGCGCGACGACCTCCTGTGTGCCGAACAGCAGCCGGGCCTGCGCCTCGATGTTGGCCAGCGTGCGCGCCCCGACCGGATGCCGTTCGGCGTGGTAGGTGTCGAGCAGCTCGGGCCGGTCCGCGCCGGTGACGACCCGGGCCAGCTTCCAGCCCAGGTTCGCCGCGTCCTGGAGGCCCAGGTTGACCGCCTGCCCGCCGACCGGCATCTGGCTGTGCGCGGCGTCGCCGGCAAGCAGCAGCCGGCCGCGCCGGTAGGCGGTGACCTGCCGCGAGACGGTCCCGAAGCGGTTGAGCCAGCGCGGCTCGCCGTGCCCGATGTCCTCGCCGGTCACGGCGGCCCAGGCGGACACCACCTGCGCGAAGGTGACCTCGCCGGCCGGCTGCTCGCCGAAGCGGTGGACCATCAGCCGGGTGGTGCCGTCGGGCCTGCGGTACGCGGTGGCGATGCCGCCGTCGAAGCGCTGGAGGCGCCGGTTGGCGATCTCGATGCCGGCGACGTCGGCGCGCAGCATCACCTTGTCGGCGTCGTGACCGGCGGTCTCGAAGCCGCCGAGCGCGCGCACGGTGCTGTGCTCGCCGTCGCAGCCGACGACATAGCGGGCGTCGATCGCGTACGAGCCGGCGCGGGCGCCGCCGCCGGGGCCGCGCACCTCGACGCGCACCCCCTCGCCGGTGTCCCGCAGCCCGGTCACGGTGTGACCGCGCCGGATCTCGGCGCCCAGGTCGAGCGCGTACGCCTGGAGTTCGGTCTCCAGGTGGTACTGGAGGCACTCCCACTGCCCGGCGTACGGATGGTCCGGGTCGGCCTCGGCCAGGTCGAGGCGCAGGCCGCCGAAGTGGCCGGGGCCGACCGGCGGGAGTTCGCCGAGCCGCGGCAGGAAACCGCGGTCGGCGAAGATCTCCATGGTCCGCGCGTGCAGGATCGACGCCCTGGACTCGCCGGTCGGCTCCGTCAGCTTCTCCACGACGACGACGTCGGCGCCGCCGGCCCGCAGTTCGGCCGCCAGGAAGAGACCGACGGGCCCGGCGCCGACGACCACGACATCGGTGCGGGTGGCAGACGTGCGGGCCATCACCGCTGACCGAGCGCCGGCCCGAACCAGCGGGCCAGCGCGCCGCTCAGGCCGAGGTGGCTGCCCGGCGCGGCCCAGGCGACATAGCCGTCGGGGCGCAGCAGCACCGCCGAGGCGCCCGCGAGCGGGCTGTCGGCGGGAACGTCGCCGGGCGTGGCGGTCACGATGTCGACGCGGTCCCGCCAGGGCTGCGCGCGGCGCCGCAGCACGGCCGTGTCGTCGAGGTCGAGGAGCACCCCGCGGCCGGTGCGCAGCAGCTCGGTGCTGCTGGTGGCGCGGCCCTCCACCGTCAGCGGCAGGTGCGGAAGGCGCCGCCCGAGCAGCGGGCTGGACCCGCCGCCCATGTCGTAGCGGATGTCGAGCCCGCTGACCTTGGCGGCCAGGTGCCGGGACACGCCGGGGATCCGGACCAGCTCGGCCAGGACGTCCCGCAGCGGCACCGACTCCTCGCCGCCGAGGATCAGCAGGCTCTGCGCCCGGGTGTTGGCGAGCAGCCCGCGGCCCACCTCGTGCCGCTCGGAGTGGTAGGTGTCGAGCAGCTCCTCCGGCGCGTCGCCGCGCAGCACGGCGGCCAGCTTCCAGCCCAGGTTGTGGGAGTCCTGGACGCTGGTGTTCATGCCCTGGCCGCCCGCGGGCAGGTGCACGTGCGCGGAGTCGCCGGCCAGCAGGACGCGGCCCCGGCGGTATTCGGTGACCTGCCGGGAGGCGTTGCCGAAGGCGCTGACCCACACCGGCTCGGCGTGGCCGATGTCGATGCCGGTGAGCCGCTTCCACACGTCGGCGACCTCGGCGAACTCCGGCGGGCCGGTGCGCTTGCGCGGGGGCACCCCGTGCTCGCCGACGATGATCCGGTGGATGCCGCCGGGCAGCTTGGCGACCATCACGAAGCCGCCGTCGGTGTGCTGGCCGGTCATCCGCGGCTCCAGGTCGACCCCGCGCAGGTCGGCCAGGAGCATCTCGGTGGTGGCGGCCGTGCCGGGGAAGTCGAACCCGGCCTGCTTGCGGACGGTGCTGCGGCCGCCGTCGCAGCCGACGAGGTAGCGGGCCCGCAGCCGGTCCTCGCCGTCCTCGTGGCGCACGGTGACCGTGACGCCGTCGCCGGTCTCCTCGTACGAGACGAACGCGTGCCCACGGCGGATGTCGGCGCCGAGCTCGGTCGCCCACGCCTCCAGGGCCTCCTCGGTCACCGACTGCGGCACCGTCTTGGCCGCCTCGTGGAAGGCGCCGAGCACGCCCATGTCCAGCGGGATGCCGCCGAAGTGGCCCATGCCGCTGGTCTCGTAGTCGCCGAGCCGGCGCAGCAGTCCGCGCTGGTCGAAGACCTCCATCGTGCCGATGGTCAGACCGATGCCCCGGGACTCCCCGGTGCGCCCGGCATGCCGTTCGAGCACCGTGACGTCGATCCCCGCCAGGCGCAGTTCCCCGGCGAGCATCAGCCCGGCGGGTCCCGCTCCAACAACGACCACCGAAGCGTCCATGAACTTCTCCTTCTCAAAGCCAGTAGCGGAGCCGCGGACAGCGGCAGGCCCGCCGCGCCGTCGAACAGGCAGGCCGCGGGCAGCGAGCGCAGCGTGACGACCGGCTCCGCGGGGGCGGCCAGCGCGGCGGCGGCGGCGTGGTGCGGCCCGGCCGGCACGTTGCGCACGATCCAGCCGGGCGGGCCGGGCGGGGCGTCGGCGTCCGTCCCGAGGCCCAGGTAGTCGAGGGCGGGGCTGCGGCCGAGGCCGGTGCCCAGGCCCTTCAGATACGCCTCCTTGCGGGTCCACAGCTCCGCGAACGCGTCGGGCCGGCCGGCCTCGGGAAGGGCCAGGAGCTCCCGCCACTCCGCCGGATGCAGCGCGGGCCCGCACACCTCCACCGCCCCGGCCGTCGGGGTGCGCTGCACGTCCACGCCGACGACCGTGGCCGCCGTGCCGATCAGGACGAGCCCGTGGCTGTGCGAGAGCGAGAAGTGGACCGGCAGCGGCGGGTCGCGCAGCACGGGCCGGGTCGTGCGGTGCGGGCGCGCCGGGCCGGGCTCCCGGCCCAGGCGCAGCCG
It encodes:
- a CDS encoding SDR family oxidoreductase, which gives rise to MARTSATRTDVVVVGAGPVGLFLAAELRAGGADVVVVEKLTEPTGESRASILHARTMEIFADRGFLPRLGELPPVGPGHFGGLRLDLAEADPDHPYAGQWECLQYHLETELQAYALDLGAEIRRGHTVTGLRDTGEGVRVEVRGPGGGARAGSYAIDARYVVGCDGEHSTVRALGGFETAGHDADKVMLRADVAGIEIANRRLQRFDGGIATAYRRPDGTTRLMVHRFGEQPAGEVTFAQVVSAWAAVTGEDIGHGEPRWLNRFGTVSRQVTAYRRGRLLLAGDAAHSQMPVGGQAVNLGLQDAANLGWKLARVVTGADRPELLDTYHAERHPVGARTLANIEAQARLLFGTQEVVALRDVFGELLGQAPVRRHLARMISGLDVTERPRPAAPAPTRPAARPAPHPPHIHQPGRSTVDRLTDKTALVTGSSRGIGRATAIRLAREGALVAVHYTANEQAANDTVELIEKEGGSAFTVRAELGVPGDVHELFLGLERGLKERTGDTRLDILVNNAAVTSTGSAPEDLTPEEFDHYFAVNAKAPYFIVQRALGQMPSGGRIVNLTTGVTRTSVPDQVAYAMTKGAIEQLTFQLARILAPRGITINSVAPGITNNGGPIFDNPQAVEAMAKFSAFNRVGEAGDVADVITFLTTDEARWITGAFIDATGGTLLG
- a CDS encoding methyltransferase — its product is MAVDTPDTSVNPGPIMGLILGSWQSRILLAAVEYDLFTELAEGPATTAELAERLGLVERGTNDLLAGLVHLGLLETSGGKFTNAPVSDAFLVKGRPAYLGGYLHFCEQELNPAWNGLADSLRTGKPQNQAAVAGNPYDSLYADAEATDGFLDSMDLLSAPIAQALSRIDWSGYTSFVDVGGARGNFAHEVVKHNPHLKGAVFDLPPLQSAFERHMDRLGDTGLTFHGGDFFKDDLPKADVLVFGHVLHNWGVEDRLTLLKRAYDALEPGGAVFVYDPMAGGEQPSMHGALAGLTMLVWSRGGHEYSADALHGWLREAGFEPETVEVDGLHEDVLVIGRKRA
- a CDS encoding FAD-dependent monooxygenase, whose translation is MDASVVVVGAGPAGLMLAGELRLAGIDVTVLERHAGRTGESRGIGLTIGTMEVFDQRGLLRRLGDYETSGMGHFGGIPLDMGVLGAFHEAAKTVPQSVTEEALEAWATELGADIRRGHAFVSYEETGDGVTVTVRHEDGEDRLRARYLVGCDGGRSTVRKQAGFDFPGTAATTEMLLADLRGVDLEPRMTGQHTDGGFVMVAKLPGGIHRIIVGEHGVPPRKRTGPPEFAEVADVWKRLTGIDIGHAEPVWVSAFGNASRQVTEYRRGRVLLAGDSAHVHLPAGGQGMNTSVQDSHNLGWKLAAVLRGDAPEELLDTYHSERHEVGRGLLANTRAQSLLILGGEESVPLRDVLAELVRIPGVSRHLAAKVSGLDIRYDMGGGSSPLLGRRLPHLPLTVEGRATSSTELLRTGRGVLLDLDDTAVLRRRAQPWRDRVDIVTATPGDVPADSPLAGASAVLLRPDGYVAWAAPGSHLGLSGALARWFGPALGQR
- a CDS encoding LLM class flavin-dependent oxidoreductase, whose translation is MATTPSARSVVFGFGAHSVIGEAPALLEMAQLADREKLDLFSLSDHPYVGQRLDAYATVGFVIGRTRHLAGFANVSNLPTRPPAMLARTVTTLSALSGGRVVLGMGAGGLWERIADMGVEPLTPSQAVDAFEEAIVLVKKLSGGGPPVTFEGRHYQVRQIDPAPVPAPPVWTGSVGPKSLAATGRVADGWIPGHAADWLSPRYRASRPVVDDAARSVGRDPREVRTIFNFPGQITDRPVARTRDRDGRWLGGSVDQWIEELTGAVVEHGASGFMLFSPRGGTPDLASLGRWAGQIAPAVREAVAKHAG
- a CDS encoding 4'-phosphopantetheinyl transferase family protein, producing MPRPGAEPGGPPRESGPRPSPAGASGPRAAGQPLITVPGERPRLSLWLLRPPSADSPAAARLAVRELDAAELRRAELFVRPRDRVQYLSAHIALRRILSDATGCPPERLRLGREPGPARPHRTTRPVLRDPPLPVHFSLSHSHGLVLIGTAATVVGVDVQRTPTAGAVEVCGPALHPAEWRELLALPEAGRPDAFAELWTRKEAYLKGLGTGLGRSPALDYLGLGTDADAPPGPPGWIVRNVPAGPHHAAAAALAAPAEPVVTLRSLPAACLFDGAAGLPLSAAPLLALRRRSSWTLRWSLLERDPPG
- a CDS encoding SDR family oxidoreductase, which gives rise to MSAHPARVAVVTGANKGIGREIVRQLAERGHTVYLGARDERRGREAAAALSVGGLDVRFLHLDVTDEDSVALAAKRLAEEAGVLHVLVNNAGVGGPMQLPSETPAEQVRTVYETNVFGVITVTNALLPLLRKAPSARIVNVSSAIGSLKSAAENNDQTGEHPPGEFPVTLLSYASSKTALNAVTLAYANELRGTGILVNAASPGFVATDINGHHGRLTTEQGARIPVLLATLPDDGPTATFLGEDGTPEGQVLDW
- a CDS encoding MFS transporter, with amino-acid sequence MTATAVPPTGAAPEPEVTWDARQWSRLLVLSGNMLLDAIEVSVILIALPTLAARFGLTPWGAQWMMSGFALGFAALLLLGPVLCARLGRRRAYLGAMLLFGAASLAGGLAGGPALLVAVRVVKGCCAALTAPTGLAIINDLFPEGPERRRALSVYSLFGAAGFTAGLLLAGGLLEADWRWVFVFPAPVALVLLVAGAYVLPREGGGPGGDGAPAGGGAVAGPGPGDGDAGARSGDGGPAAGPGAGTGGGAADSGAPAHRPGARLPSLALLKRGPLLRSALGAASLNGTYQAVLVVMVFQMADDFGWSPWLSALALLPACVPLALTVPFAGRFIARHGSGRLVTLGALFPLLGYGLYLARPDSGSYPLGMLPVLLLVEAGFCCAFVALNTQATAGLDPADRGAAVSLYQAAVQLGAAVLLPAAALLLTHATGPRPALVLITAVGALGLVAALARRGAR
- a CDS encoding SDR family NAD(P)-dependent oxidoreductase codes for the protein MTSRLENKTALVTGASRGIGRAIALRLAKDGAVVAVNYSGNETAAKETVALIEEAGGRAFTVQASLGQPGAIERLLDGTRAGLVELTGSDRLDILVNNAAATGFAGAGPASVTEEILDNCYNINAKAPFLLIQKALELIPDGGHIVNVSSGVTHSAFPIQIAYAMSKGALEQITLHMAPVLAPRNITINTVAPGVTDNGDPVFQDPEALKQMSALSTFNRVGTVEEVADIVAFVASDEARWMTGSFVDATGGTLLG